From the genome of Xylocopilactobacillus apis:
TTAATAGTTATCTTAATTTAACTGATATAAGATTATTTCAGTATATTTCAGTATATTTGCCGACCACTTTATTTACTAATTTAATTTATTTTGTTATTTTATACTTACCAACAGAAAAAATTGTTGAGTATTTTAGGAAAAAGCTGGAATTGAAACATGAAAAATAATCAAAATGGATCAAGTATTGTAACTGTTCGTTTAATAGTTGAAGACGCATTATTTGCAGCTTTGGCAATGGTTTTAAATGAGTTTAAACCAAAATCATCAGCTGGAGATGTTCTTAATATCTCTTTAGGTTTAGTTCCAATTGTTTTTTTTGCATTAAAAAGAGGGTTAGTAAACGGGACTATCTCAGGTTTTATTTTTGGTATTTTAGATCTGTTTTTAAGAGGAATTGGGTCAAGCAGTGTTGTTTCTCCGCTTCAAGCATTTTTAGAATATATTGTAGCATTTAGTTTGATTGGTTTAGCGGGGATTGTTCATGGACCGCTTCAATTAGCGATAAACAAAAAAAAGCATGCCTTTGCTGTGCTTTTTGTGTTTTTAGGAATTTTGGTTGCCTGTATTGGTAAATTCTTGTGTCACACAGCTGCTTCGGTTATTTTCTTTGGCAAATATTTAACGGTACCAAAGAATGGCAGTATGTGGTTGGCAGCATTAATTTATCAGCTCCCAAGTTTTCTAGCAACTTTTGCTGTTGCAGCGGTATGTTTAGTGTTACTTTATGCAATTAGGCCTCAATTATACGAAAAGTAACTACCATTGATTAAGAACAGCAACAACAGTTAGAATGACTCCCGAAACCGTTGCAATAATCATCAACCAAACTGCAATATTAGTTATTCTTTGAAATTTACTTGTTTTTTTCTTCTTCATTGTATTTTCCTTAGTTAGTTATTTTAACAAAATATCAAATAAAGTGGTAATATGGGTGGCATTCAAATCTTTAGTTTAATTTTGATAATTATTTTTATTATAGTAGTTGGTACAATAAACCTTTTTATGATTAATTTTGCACCTAGACATAAAATAAAATTAAGTCATTGGATTTCAATTCCTTTGGCTTTTTCTCTTTGGCTTGAGACAAAAAATAATTATGTGAATTCCATTTTACCATTATTCTTTTTAATGTATTTTATTTTCGAAATAATTTTTATTTTAGCATATACATTAAATTTCAAACGATTTCGTTATCGTTATTTTTTTAGGCAGTCGAGAAAATTCCTTAATTTACTTTTGTTTGGATGGTATTTTATCTTTTTCATTATCAGTTTTTTTAATAACTAGTTTAAACGGTTAGAAAGCCTTAGAACTGATGTTCTCTTATTAAAATTATATTACAAAGTGTCACTTCGTGGTGAGAAGTGGTGGTATGTGGTAGAATTTTTTTGAGGGTAATTGATATGTTTATGGGTGAATTTCGTCACAATTTAGACCAAAAAGGCAGAATCATTATTCCTTCTAAGTTTCGCAGTGAACTAGGAGGATCTTTTATTGTTACCAGAGGAATGGATGGTTGCCTTTTCGTGTACTCTCAATTGTCCTGGGATTCTCTCGTCAAAAAACTTTCTTCTTTACCTTTAACTAAAAAAGATTCACGAGCTTTTAGCAGATTTTTCTATTCTGGAGCGACAGAGGTTGAGATAGATAAACAAGGTAGAATAAATTTACCTCAAAATTTGATTTCTTTTGCTAAGTTAGAAAAAGAATGTATTGTTTTAGGCGTCAATTCCCGGGTGGAAATTTGGGACGCTGATACATATCAGAAAGTTGACAGCGAGATGGCGGACAATATTAGTGAAATTTCTGAAAATTTGATGGATATTGATTTTGACTGAAT
Proteins encoded in this window:
- the mraZ gene encoding division/cell wall cluster transcriptional repressor MraZ, giving the protein MFMGEFRHNLDQKGRIIIPSKFRSELGGSFIVTRGMDGCLFVYSQLSWDSLVKKLSSLPLTKKDSRAFSRFFYSGATEVEIDKQGRINLPQNLISFAKLEKECIVLGVNSRVEIWDADTYQKVDSEMADNISEISENLMDIDFD
- the thiT gene encoding energy-coupled thiamine transporter ThiT, with protein sequence MKNNQNGSSIVTVRLIVEDALFAALAMVLNEFKPKSSAGDVLNISLGLVPIVFFALKRGLVNGTISGFIFGILDLFLRGIGSSSVVSPLQAFLEYIVAFSLIGLAGIVHGPLQLAINKKKHAFAVLFVFLGILVACIGKFLCHTAASVIFFGKYLTVPKNGSMWLAALIYQLPSFLATFAVAAVCLVLLYAIRPQLYEK
- a CDS encoding DUF4044 domain-containing protein, with translation MKKKKTSKFQRITNIAVWLMIIATVSGVILTVVAVLNQW
- a CDS encoding DUF3397 family protein, translating into MGGIQIFSLILIIIFIIVVGTINLFMINFAPRHKIKLSHWISIPLAFSLWLETKNNYVNSILPLFFLMYFIFEIIFILAYTLNFKRFRYRYFFRQSRKFLNLLLFGWYFIFFIISFFNN